A genomic window from Verrucomicrobiales bacterium includes:
- a CDS encoding glutaredoxin, whose product MEKPKIIAYLKPSCGWSMGVRAILKKHELPYEDRDIINDPSQRQEMIEKSGQMLSPCVEINGKMLPDISGEEVEAYLLAHKLVQPNDRKPEAPINQPCAHEIPAPSALNFKR is encoded by the coding sequence ATGGAAAAGCCTAAGATTATCGCCTATCTCAAACCTTCGTGTGGCTGGAGCATGGGTGTGCGTGCCATTCTCAAAAAGCATGAGCTTCCCTACGAGGATCGAGACATCATCAATGACCCTTCGCAGCGGCAGGAAATGATCGAAAAGAGCGGCCAAATGCTCAGTCCTTGTGTGGAAATCAACGGCAAGATGCTGCCGGACATCAGCGGCGAGGAAGTGGAGGCATACCTGCTGGCGCACAAACTGGTGCAGCCCAACGATCGCAAGCCGGAGGCTCCGATCAATCAGCCTTGCGCTCACGAGATACCGGCCCCTTCGGCCCTGAACTTCAAAAGGTAA
- the nadC gene encoding carboxylating nicotinate-nucleotide diphosphorylase, giving the protein MALSGDELRMLVRMALKEDVGTGDVTTAALVPPKATTSAIMVAREPLTVCGLEMAELTFRELGPGIQIVRCSTDGEAVEKGRTLLKISGPTAPILTAERVALNFVQRLSGVATLTARYVQAAAGTKAQILDTRKTTPGLRRLEKYAVSCGGGKNHRMGLYDMILIKDNHVAALKTESDKPIRLAIRRARESDPYMKIEVEADTLDQVQQAVEGGANIILLDNMDTETIRAAIRLTQGRAKTEASGGVNLETVRAIAETGVDFISVGALTHSARSMDIALDFIEGAHGANIEV; this is encoded by the coding sequence ATGGCACTCTCAGGAGATGAGCTCAGAATGTTGGTCCGGATGGCACTGAAGGAAGATGTCGGCACTGGGGACGTCACAACTGCGGCGTTAGTGCCCCCCAAGGCCACCACCTCCGCCATCATGGTGGCACGCGAACCCTTGACCGTCTGCGGGTTGGAGATGGCGGAATTGACGTTCCGAGAACTGGGGCCAGGAATCCAGATCGTGCGCTGTTCTACCGATGGCGAGGCGGTAGAGAAAGGTCGAACCTTGCTCAAGATCAGCGGCCCCACCGCCCCGATCTTGACGGCCGAACGGGTGGCCCTGAATTTCGTCCAACGGCTATCGGGAGTTGCCACCCTGACCGCGCGATACGTGCAGGCGGCAGCTGGCACCAAAGCGCAAATCCTGGATACCAGGAAGACCACACCAGGCCTGCGGCGGCTGGAGAAATATGCCGTCTCCTGCGGCGGGGGGAAAAATCACCGCATGGGACTCTATGACATGATCCTCATCAAGGACAACCATGTGGCAGCCCTGAAGACCGAATCGGACAAGCCGATCCGTTTGGCCATTCGACGGGCTCGGGAGTCGGACCCCTACATGAAGATAGAAGTGGAGGCCGATACGCTCGACCAAGTGCAGCAAGCCGTAGAGGGCGGAGCCAACATCATCCTGTTGGACAATATGGACACCGAAACCATCCGTGCCGCCATCCGACTCACTCAAGGTCGCGCCAAGACCGAGGCAAGCGGGGGCGTGAACCTGGAAACCGTGCGCGCCATCGCCGAAACGGGGGTCGACTTCATCTCGGTTGGTGCCCTGACGCACTCCGCCCGAAGCATGGACATCGCGCTCGATTTCATCGAAGGGGCGCATGGGGCGAATATCGAAGTTTGA